One Brassica napus cultivar Da-Ae chromosome C4, Da-Ae, whole genome shotgun sequence genomic region harbors:
- the LOC111205284 gene encoding uncharacterized protein LOC111205284, with translation MFTVTCNIPPKVTRPPIIRATMELSANSNTTDGCQNILMMRHGDRIDQVNPLWLETASRPWDPPLVHDGMVRAFRTGQRIRSQIRFPIHRVFVSPFVRCVQTASEVVNALSAVDLDPNATTSKDVLSIDISKLKVSIEFGLSEMLNTISIKPEIVPKDRKFEFLISDLESMFPEGMVDHNAVPAYKEMPLWGETVQGCTDRFLSVVNTLADQYPSENLLLVTHGEGVRTTFATYKEVDVYDIEYCACAELRRQVSSQDGSTKAGHFEVITGLGQSGIKYH, from the exons ATGTTTACTGTTACTTGCAACATACCCCCAAAGGTCACACGACCACCAATCATCAGAGCAACAATGGAGTTGTCTGCTAACTCGAATACCACCGATGGCTGCCAAAACATCTTGATGATGCGTCACGGTGATCGCATTGACCAAGTCAACCCACTCTGGCTCGAAACAGCTTCGAGACCATGGGACCCTCCGCTCGTTCACGACGGTATGGTTCGTGCGTTTCGAACTGGTCAACGTATTCGATCTCAGATACGGTTTCCTATCCACAGGGTCTTCGTCTCTCCCTTCGTCCGCTGCGTCCAGACTGCTTCAGAAGTAGTCAACGCTCTCTCAGCCGTTGATTTGGACCCTAACGCTACAACGTCTAAAGACGTCCTCTCCATCGACATATCCAAGCTCAAG GTTTCTATTGAGTTTGGGTTGAGCGAGATGCTGAACACAATATCTATCAAGCCTGAGATTGTCCCCAAAGATAGAAAATTCGAGTTCTTGATTTCAGATCTTGAATCTATGTTTCCTGAGGGAATGGTGGATCATAATGCGGTTCCTGCTTATAAAGAG ATGCCACTATGGGGAGAGACTGTACAAGGATGTACAGATCGATTTCTTAGTGTGGTGAACACTCTTGCTGATCAGTATCCTTCAGAGAACTTGCTCTTAGTCACTCACG GGGAAGGAGTAAGGACTACATTTGCAACATATAAAGAAGTAGATGTGTACGACATTGAGTATTGTGCCTGTGCTGAACTGAGAAGACAGGTCTCGAGTCAAGACGGGTCTACTAAAGCTGGACACTTTGAGGTCATTACAGGTCTTGGTCAATCGGGAATCAAGTATCATTAA